In Pseudomonadota bacterium, a single genomic region encodes these proteins:
- a CDS encoding fused MFS/spermidine synthase, translating to MKTLESYIIVFIASLCTMVIEIIAGRMLAPYLGVSIYTWTSIIGVILAGISLGAYIGGKIADRFPLRKTLDIILLVSGIMVLLIVPITDHAMTYDIPLPFMAMILLVTAIIFFIPACVLGTISPVAVRLTLKNLSRTGDTIGKMYAFSTLGAIAGTFAAGFFLVGTVDMRAIIFFTGVLLILMAALTGGLLRPMKVLIVFLIAAIPSLFVLYMLVYSVSPFPGAHLYKESAYYTILVNKETSEDGETPVLSMALDYLVHAYIVPSDPFHMEYEYEQVYDEVLRWRFKKTTPFKSLSIGGGGYVFPRYMELRYPEAQIDVVEIDPEVTKIAYKLQEMDKGTRIRSYNTDGRWFVMNCSEKYDLILTDAFNDLSIPYHLTTKEFAQQIKNILNPGGIVMTNIIDKLLEGSFLPSYIRTLREVFGGKNVHLISTEPNFKRKKRSTFIVLASTGNVDMKSFEVYAKAKWKDDVTSVVVPETLVNDMVRNRRSVVITDDYAPVDNLIAPVFKERFSDTKSKGKP from the coding sequence ATGAAGACTCTTGAATCCTACATTATCGTATTTATTGCCAGCCTCTGCACCATGGTAATAGAAATTATAGCAGGTCGCATGCTGGCCCCTTATCTCGGGGTGTCAATCTACACATGGACAAGCATCATAGGGGTAATTCTTGCGGGCATCAGCCTTGGTGCATATATCGGCGGTAAAATTGCCGACCGGTTTCCCCTGAGGAAGACCCTGGACATCATCCTCCTTGTGTCCGGCATTATGGTCCTTTTGATAGTGCCTATAACAGACCATGCTATGACATATGACATTCCTCTGCCGTTTATGGCAATGATTCTTCTCGTTACCGCAATCATCTTTTTTATCCCTGCGTGCGTATTGGGCACAATTTCCCCGGTGGCAGTGAGGCTGACCTTGAAAAACCTTTCCAGAACAGGCGATACAATCGGGAAGATGTATGCCTTTTCAACGCTGGGGGCCATCGCAGGTACTTTTGCTGCCGGCTTCTTTCTTGTGGGAACGGTAGACATGAGAGCAATCATCTTTTTCACAGGTGTTCTTTTAATCCTCATGGCAGCTCTGACGGGGGGGCTCCTGAGACCCATGAAGGTGCTCATAGTCTTTCTTATAGCCGCAATCCCTTCACTTTTTGTCCTCTATATGCTCGTCTATAGCGTTTCTCCTTTTCCAGGCGCCCATCTTTACAAAGAAAGCGCCTACTATACCATACTTGTCAACAAAGAGACCAGCGAAGACGGGGAGACCCCGGTCCTGTCAATGGCGCTCGACTATCTTGTTCATGCCTATATTGTGCCTTCTGATCCCTTCCACATGGAGTATGAATACGAACAGGTCTATGATGAAGTACTGAGGTGGAGATTCAAAAAGACCACACCTTTCAAGAGCCTCTCCATCGGGGGTGGCGGCTATGTCTTCCCAAGATACATGGAACTGCGATACCCGGAGGCGCAGATCGATGTGGTGGAGATAGACCCTGAGGTCACAAAAATAGCCTATAAACTACAAGAGATGGACAAAGGGACACGCATCAGATCATATAATACCGACGGTCGATGGTTTGTCATGAATTGCAGCGAAAAATACGATCTGATCCTGACAGACGCCTTCAATGACCTTTCTATACCTTACCACCTGACCACAAAGGAATTTGCTCAGCAGATTAAAAATATCCTGAATCCCGGCGGCATTGTCATGACAAACATCATTGATAAGCTTCTCGAAGGCTCTTTCCTCCCTTCCTATATCAGGACATTACGGGAAGTCTTTGGGGGGAAAAATGTCCATCTTATTTCGACAGAGCCTAACTTTAAACGCAAAAAGAGATCCACGTTTATCGTATTAGCAAGCACCGGCAATGTGGATATGAAAAGTTTTGAAGTCTACGCAAAGGCAAAGTGGAAGGATGATGTCACATCGGTAGTCGTTCCCGAAACCCTTGTGAATGATATGGTCCGGAACCGGCGCTCCGTTGTGATTACCGATGACTACGCACCGGTGGACAATCTCATTGCACCTGTCTTCAAGGAAAGATTCAGCGATACGAAGAGCAAAGGGAAACCATAG
- a CDS encoding dienelactone hydrolase family protein has protein sequence MSIERVSIQSAYVIEGVLKKNRKEAGVVICHPHPLYGGSMHNNVVDAIEEGFSSKGFTTLRFNFRGVGMSGGFYDEGEGEVSDLIASWDFLKARLDDNACIVLAGYSFGAWICSKAAVKVNNIAAMFLVAYPFAFYETTELKQFNKKIYFVGGEHDDISPVDALLKFYKEFPVVEKYLKIISTDHFYGRKEQEIIEFIKENVQL, from the coding sequence ATGTCAATAGAAAGGGTTTCCATACAATCCGCCTATGTAATTGAAGGCGTTTTGAAAAAAAACCGGAAAGAGGCCGGTGTTGTTATTTGCCACCCTCATCCGCTTTACGGCGGAAGTATGCACAATAATGTTGTAGACGCAATCGAAGAGGGGTTTTCATCAAAGGGGTTTACCACGCTGAGATTTAACTTCAGGGGTGTCGGGATGAGCGGGGGTTTTTATGATGAGGGGGAGGGAGAGGTGAGTGATCTCATTGCCTCATGGGATTTCTTAAAAGCCCGGCTTGATGACAATGCCTGTATCGTGCTTGCCGGCTATTCCTTCGGCGCGTGGATATGCAGCAAGGCAGCCGTAAAGGTTAACAATATTGCTGCTATGTTCCTTGTAGCGTATCCTTTTGCATTCTACGAAACGACCGAATTGAAGCAATTCAATAAAAAGATATATTTTGTCGGTGGCGAGCATGATGACATCTCTCCTGTGGATGCCCTGTTAAAGTTTTATAAGGAGTTCCCTGTAGTCGAGAAATACCTGAAAATCATTTCCACCGACCACTTTTATGGGAGAAAAGAACAGGAAATAATAGAATTCATCAAAGAAAACGTCCAGTTATGA
- a CDS encoding TIGR03768 family metallophosphoesterase, translated as MKSSYEYKKFCLAFLMGTLIFSSSGCSKSVVRNQSQLEGYPIVSDISTTRQRTVMPAPTPSVTILLDEVSKYNQYGYGAWKDGKGIDDGKRTDIMPALYDGSAVTKKAKLLNFFTITDIHITDKESPSQLIYLQQLIYPSMGKAPWSFVTSIYSPIMPYTTHVLDAAVQTVNALHKKSPIDFGISLGDTCNSTQYNELRWYIDVLDGKVITPSSGAHVGADTIDYQKPYKAAGLDKTIPWYQALGNHDHFWIGSIPVNAFLRQSYISDTVIATGDVLADPRNISKPDYYMGVLDGSTPYGDIVGAGPVGKFSSAPKVVADPDRRSLLRTEWMKEFFTTSSNPVGHGFNLVDPNKEKGFACYSFAPKSNIPIRVIVLDDTQREDDGSVDIHGHGFLDQTRYAWLKKELADGQAAGQLMIIAAHVPIGVEKSGSELGWWNDNRNAVSQTDLINELQKHPNFIMWIAGHRHLNNVKAFSGTTPENSFWQVETSSLRDFPQQFRTFEIFLNSDNTISIVTTDVDPAVKDGTPAAKSRSYAVATQQIINTNIYTNNPTGDPSIKPMPTGSYNAELVKQLSPEMQDKIKNLGTPIGK; from the coding sequence ATGAAATCATCTTATGAATACAAAAAGTTCTGTTTAGCCTTTTTAATGGGCACGCTGATTTTCTCTTCATCGGGATGTTCAAAAAGCGTCGTCAGAAATCAAAGTCAGCTCGAAGGATACCCGATTGTTTCCGATATTTCTACGACGCGCCAGAGGACGGTCATGCCTGCCCCAACACCTTCGGTGACGATTCTTCTTGATGAGGTTTCAAAATACAATCAATACGGCTATGGCGCCTGGAAGGATGGCAAAGGTATCGATGACGGAAAGCGAACCGATATCATGCCGGCTCTTTATGACGGTTCAGCCGTAACTAAAAAAGCAAAACTTTTGAATTTCTTTACCATAACCGACATCCATATCACCGACAAAGAATCTCCTTCTCAGTTGATCTATCTTCAACAATTGATTTACCCGTCGATGGGCAAAGCGCCATGGTCATTTGTTACTTCGATATATTCACCGATTATGCCGTATACAACTCATGTTCTCGACGCAGCCGTTCAGACGGTAAACGCCCTGCATAAAAAATCGCCGATTGATTTCGGCATCTCCCTGGGCGACACCTGCAACAGCACTCAGTACAACGAACTAAGGTGGTATATCGATGTCCTTGACGGCAAGGTCATCACCCCAAGTTCCGGTGCTCATGTCGGAGCCGACACCATCGATTATCAGAAGCCTTACAAGGCGGCAGGGCTTGATAAGACGATCCCCTGGTATCAGGCCCTCGGCAACCACGATCATTTCTGGATTGGTTCAATCCCTGTGAACGCATTCCTTCGACAATCATACATCAGCGACACGGTCATCGCTACGGGAGATGTCCTCGCCGACCCGAGAAACATAAGCAAACCTGATTACTATATGGGCGTACTCGATGGTTCGACTCCTTACGGTGACATTGTAGGCGCAGGACCTGTCGGAAAGTTCAGCAGCGCTCCGAAGGTTGTAGCCGATCCGGACCGCCGTTCACTTTTGAGAACGGAGTGGATGAAAGAATTTTTTACAACATCTTCAAATCCGGTCGGTCACGGTTTCAACTTGGTCGACCCCAACAAAGAAAAAGGCTTTGCCTGTTATAGCTTCGCGCCGAAGTCGAATATACCGATCAGGGTTATCGTGCTCGACGATACCCAAAGGGAAGACGATGGCTCTGTCGACATCCATGGGCACGGCTTTCTTGACCAGACACGTTATGCCTGGCTTAAAAAAGAACTTGCGGATGGTCAGGCTGCCGGTCAGCTCATGATCATCGCTGCGCACGTACCGATAGGCGTCGAAAAGTCCGGTTCCGAGCTTGGTTGGTGGAACGATAATAGAAATGCTGTATCCCAGACGGATCTGATTAATGAACTTCAAAAACATCCGAATTTCATCATGTGGATTGCTGGACATCGTCATTTAAATAACGTTAAAGCATTTTCCGGTACCACCCCTGAAAATAGTTTCTGGCAGGTTGAAACCTCATCATTAAGGGATTTCCCTCAGCAGTTCCGCACTTTTGAGATCTTCCTCAACAGCGACAATACAATTTCAATCGTCACGACCGACGTTGATCCGGCAGTCAAAGACGGAACACCCGCTGCGAAATCGCGTTCTTATGCTGTCGCAACGCAGCAGATAATCAATACTAATATATATACTAATAATCCAACCGGAGATCCAAGTATAAAGCCAATGCCCACCGGTTCGTACAATGCGGAGCTTGTGAAACAATTGAGCCCTGAAATGCAGGATAAGATTAAGAACTTAGGAACACCGATAGGCAAGTAA